CGCGTGCCCCATGAGCGCTTGGAGCCCGGCGAAGAGTTCACCTTTACCGAAGCCAACAGCCGCCCCAACTGGCTGCAAAACACCAAGAGCTTCGTCTGGGCGCCCTTGGGCGGCGAGGAGGTCGAGGCGGGCGCCGTCGAGTTCAGCGGCCCGGCCTGGACGGCCGGCCGCAGCCGCGTCGTCGCGGTCGAAGTGTCGAGCGACGAGGGCGAAAGCTGGCACCAGGCCGAACTCGAGGCGGCCGAGGGCCCTTACGCCTGGAGCCTGTGGCGCGCGCTAGTCGAGCTCGAGGCGGGCGAGCGCGAGGTCTGGGTGCGCGCCGTGGACGACGCCGGACACTCGCAGCCGCTGCGCGGCGACCTCTTCTGGAACCCCTCGGGCTACGAGTGGAACGCCGTCGAGCGCATCCGCGTCAACGTCACTTGATCAAGCCGTGTGTCCGAGCCCTCGGCCCGTCTGAGGGCTTCCCTTTTTGTCGTGAGGCCAACCGATGAACCGGGTTCGCAGCCTTATCGCCGTCCTCATCCTCGCGCTCGCCGCCGGGGCAGTGGCGCAAGCCGACGCCCTGCCCGAGGGGCCGGGCAGGGATCTCGTTCTCGCCACCTGCCAGACCTGTCACGGCCTCGACTTTATCGTCGGCTCGACCTTCAGCCGCTCGCGCTGGGAGGGGCTGGTCCACCAGATGATCTCGTTTGGCCTGGTGGTCACGGACGACGAGTTCGAAGAGATCGTCGACTACCTCGCCAGCTATCTGGGCACCGAACCACCGCTCGAACAAGGAGAAGCCGGCGACGGCGCGGACGCTTCCGAAGACGACCTCGATGGCGAAGCCCTCTACCTGACCAACTGCTCGAGCTGCCACCAAGCCCAGGGGCAGGGAGTGCGCGGCGCCTTTCCGCCGCTCGCGGGCCACGTTCCCGCGCTTTATAGGGCCGAGGAGGGCCGCGACTACCTCGCGCACGTCGTCCTCTACGGCCTGCGCGGGCCGATCACCGTAGAGGGCGCCCAGTACCACGGCGCGATGCCGCCCTGGCCTCACCTCTCGGACGCCGCCATCGCCGCCATCTTGAACCACACGCTGACCGCCTGGGGCAACGACGAGCTGCTAGATGAGGACTTTGAGCCCTACCGCGCGGAAGAGGTCGCCGCGGAGCGCGATCTTGACTTAGGCCCGGGCGAGGTGCAGGGGCGGCGACCGGAGGTCGGGGAGGGCGAGTGAGGCGCGGGCAAGCGGTGACGGTTGGGGCGCTCCAGACGGTGTGAGTACGCCCTATCGCTCGAGCCCCGCCGCCTCTAGCCGAAACGCCCGGTGATGTAGTCCTCGGTGCGCCGCTCCTTGGGGTTGGTGAACATCTTGTCGGTGGTACCAAACTCGATGAGCTGGCCTTCAAAAAAGAAGCCGGTGTAATCCGAGATTCGCGCCGCCTGCTGCATGTTGTGGGTGACGATGACGATGGTGACCTCGTCCTTGAGCGTCTCGAGGAGATCCTCGATGCGCTTGGTGGACTGCGGGTCCAAGGAGCTCGTGGGCTCGTCCATGAGCAGCACTTCGGGCTCGACCGCCAAGGCCCGGGCGATCGACAGGCGCTGCTGCTGGCCGCCCGACAAGCCGCTCGCCGCCGCCCCCAGCCGCTCCTTGACCTCGTCCCACAGGGCCGCCTGCAGAAGCGCCCGCTCGGCCACCTCGTCGAGCAGGGCGCGCTTGCGGACGCCGACGAGCTTTAAGCCGGCGACGACGTTGTCGTAGATCGACATGGTCGGGAAGGGCGTGGGCTTTTGAAAGACCATACCGATCTTGCGCCGGATGGTCACCGGGTCTACTTTGGGCGCGTAGATGTCGGCGCCGTCCAGGAACGCCTGTCCCGTGACCTTGGCGCCGCGGGTGAGATCGTGCATGCGGTTCAAGGCGCGCAAAAAGGTGCTCTTGCCGCAGCCCGACGGCCCGATGAGCGCCGTCACCTTGCGGTCGTAGACCGGCAGGCTGATGTCCTGAACGCCCACGGCGGCGCCGTAATGAACCGTCAGGCCTTTCGTTTCCAGGCGAATCACGGTCTCGGCAGCCGCAGTTTCG
This portion of the Deinococcota bacterium genome encodes:
- a CDS encoding c-type cytochrome, with the translated sequence MNRVRSLIAVLILALAAGAVAQADALPEGPGRDLVLATCQTCHGLDFIVGSTFSRSRWEGLVHQMISFGLVVTDDEFEEIVDYLASYLGTEPPLEQGEAGDGADASEDDLDGEALYLTNCSSCHQAQGQGVRGAFPPLAGHVPALYRAEEGRDYLAHVVLYGLRGPITVEGAQYHGAMPPWPHLSDAAIAAILNHTLTAWGNDELLDEDFEPYRAEEVAAERDLDLGPGEVQGRRPEVGEGE
- the pstB gene encoding phosphate ABC transporter ATP-binding protein PstB, whose amino-acid sequence is MASRLREGQTRPATPGPTAAGLPQRAAETAAAETVIRLETKGLTVHYGAAVGVQDISLPVYDRKVTALIGPSGCGKSTFLRALNRMHDLTRGAKVTGQAFLDGADIYAPKVDPVTIRRKIGMVFQKPTPFPTMSIYDNVVAGLKLVGVRKRALLDEVAERALLQAALWDEVKERLGAAASGLSGGQQQRLSIARALAVEPEVLLMDEPTSSLDPQSTKRIEDLLETLKDEVTIVIVTHNMQQAARISDYTGFFFEGQLIEFGTTDKMFTNPKERRTEDYITGRFG